The Christensenella timonensis DNA segment CGTTTGCAGCATCTGGTGTTCTTTGCTTAATGTGAAATCCATATCTCTCTCCTAAATATAGCGTTTTTTACAATATCTTCACTCGGTGGTAAACCGATTCGATGCCCATCTTCATCCGGTATTTTGCAACGGTGCGCCGCGCAATGCCGATCCCCTTTTCGCCCAGCCGCTTCGCCAGCTCCACATCGGAAAGCGATACGTCGTCCGCGAGCATTTCGCGGATCAGGCGGCAGATGTGGTCGCTGCTCACCGTTTTGTTTTCCAAGGGAAAGCCCCTTGCAAAGAAATACTTGAGCGGGTATACGCCACTTTCGCACATCAGGTACTTCCCCGCCGCGGCCCGGCTCACCGTGGATACGTTCAGCCCTAAAACCTGCGCAATGTCGCAAAGGCGCATCGGCTTTAGGGGTTCACCCCGCAGGAAAAAGCTTTCCTGTGCCGAAACGACCGCTTCCGCGACCCGCCGCACCGTCGTCTTCCACAGTTCAAGCGAGCTTAGCATGCGGTTCGCTTCTTTATACCGTTCCCGTAAATATTCCCTGGTCTCCTCGTCCGCCTCTTCCAGCCTCCGGTATTCCGGGTTGAGCGACAGCTTTGGGAGCCTTTCCTCCTTCAGCTCGACGGCCAGCCTGCCTTCTTTGCATACCACGCCGATCTCCGGCCAGACATATTGCAGCGGTTCCCCGTCGTCCATACTGTTTATGGACGGATGCAGGGAACGCACCGTTTCACAATACTTTTGACATGCTTCCTCCGATATCCGGAGGATACGCGCGATCTCTTTTATTTTCCCCTGTGCCAACCTGCGCATATGATGGCGGACGATCTCGTAAGGATAACGCTCCTTGACCCCCCTGCGCGCAAGCTGCAATACCAGGCATTCCTGTGTATTGCGCGCACCGACCCCCGCAGGTTCCAGTGCCTGTACGGTTGCCAGCGCTTCTTGTGCCTGCTTGTGGGATATCTGTAAAAAATCCGCCAGTTCCCTCAGGCTCTCCGTGAAGTAACCTTTGGAATCGAGGCTTTCGATCACCGCCAGCGCGGCCTGTTTTTCCCGCCGTCCAAGCTTTCCTGTCCCGAGCTGCCTTTTCAGGTCGTCTTTTAACGACGTCCTGCCGGCAATGTCCCGCCCTGGCGCTTCCCTCGAATCCATACCGACCGCGCGTCCGCCCCGCGCCAGGCGGAATAGTTCGCCCGCCAGCGGCTGCCGTGCTTCCGCAAGCTCCAGCACAGGGTTTTCCGTCGCCCTTTGCTTCAGATAGTCGTTCAATTCCAGCGCATTCATTTTCAGCAAAAAAAGCGCCTGCTGCAGCTGCTGGCCCAAAACCTGGGCCTGTACCTGTTTTTGTTCGATCCCTATCTGAACCATATCGTCCTGCTTTTCGATAAACCTGCGATGGAGCCAAAGATCGGCTCCATCGCAGGTTTACTGTTTGTGGTTACGCCCAGATTTCCTCGTCCGTCGGGATCTTTTTGTCCTTGTTGTAAAGGCCGATCTGCGAAACGTTGATCAGGTGCGTGTAGTTTAAGTTTTCCGAAATACTGTTGTTTCCCCAGCTTCCGCACCCAAGCGTCGTCGTCGGGGAGAAACCGTTCGTGAGCGCGCCGCCCGCCGTTGTGGAGGAAGGCTGGTTCACGACGATACGGCTGACCGGCATATGCTCGCCGACCATGCGTACATGCTCCATGTCGCCAGAGTGGATCGAGCAGGTATGTCCCTTTCCTTCGTAATCCAGGTTCTCATAAGCGATATCCATCGCCTCTTCAAAGGTATCGTACGGGATCGCGATCATAAACGGGCACATTTTCTCTTTGCACAGCAGGTCTTTCCTGCCCACGCCGCGCGCCTTCAAAACGACTACCTTCGTTCCCTCCGGTACGCTGACGCCCGCAATGCCCGCAATCTTCTGTACGCTCTGCCCTACTACATCCTTGGAAATCACACCGCCGGGGAAGATCGTCTGTGCAAATTTCTCGACTTCGGAAGGATCGTCGATATAATAAGCGCCGTTCTTTTCAAACGCCTTGACCACTTTTTCATATTCGTCTTTGGGAACGATGATGCTCTGTTCGCCCGAACAGATGATGCCATTATCGAACTTGCGGCCGTCGATGATCATGCGGGCCGCTTCATCATAGTCGATGCCGCGGTCAATGATGACCTGTACGTTGCCGGGGCCAACACCCAGCGCCGGTTTGCCGCTCGAATAAGCGGATTTCACCATGCCCGCGCCGCCTGTCGCCACGACCACGTCCGCCGTCTTCATGACTTCCTGCGTCATGTCGAGCGACGGGTTTTCGATCGTCTGTACGAGGTCTTCCGGCAGGCCAAGCTTTTTGAGCTCCGCACGGAACAAGTCCACAACGTATTTATTGAGGTTGCTGGTACGCGGATGCGGCGCAATAACGATCGCGTTTTTCCCCTTCAGGGCAAACATCGCGTTGCACATCGGCGTTACCACCGGGTTCGTGACCGGGGTGACCGCGCCTACGACGCCTTTCGGCTTTGCGACCTTGATGATACCCGTTTCTTTGTTTTCATCGATGATGCCATAGGATTTTTTGCCTTTCAGGCTGTTCCAGATACATTTGGATTTCCCTTTGCACTTGGCAACCTTGTCCTCGTAAACGCCCATGCCGGACTCTTCGACCGCCATTTTCGCGAGCTCCTCCGCACGGTCATAAACGACCTGGCCGATCGCCTTTACCGCTGCGTCCACCTGTTCCTGGCTGGCATTTTTCTCATATTCTGCCTGCGCGATCCGCGCTTTTTCAAAAATTTCCGCCACATTTGCCATTTTTGTTCCATCCTCCTAAAATAAAATATATTAAAATGATATTTTTTTCACAAGTTTATCGTGTCTTATTATAGTAGTTTTTGAAAAAATTGCAATGTTATGTAACTAAAAAAATTGAAAAGGAACTTTTTTGCCTTAACCATGGGGTTCTATTTCAAAAAATAAAGCATTTGCTAAAAATGCTTCTTTCGCTGTATGGCGATCGCTAGAGGGCGCAAAAAACGATCGATCCGTTGTGCAGCCGGTTTCTTGCTTTTCCATCTTCAACAGAGATGGGGCACAATTCCCCAAAACTGTAAAAGCCGCTCAATTGGTATTGACCGGGAACCATTTCCCGTATGAGTTTTCCTTCGATGTCATAGTATGGATTCAAAATAAAATGGCGTGCCGCGCATGTAATGCACAGGATCACCGAATACTCGGCTCCGGACTTTGCAATTTTGGCAAACAGTTCATCGAGCCCTTTTTTGACCGTTTCCGCAATGGTTGCCTTGTGCAGGTTCGCCAGCGTCACCTTCGCCCCTTCCGGCACACTCGCAAAGGCAATCCCGCTGCCGTCTTCCCAGTCGATGCTTTCAATGATACGGACATAAGGCAGCCCGGTTTCCGCCTTTCCTTCCCCTGTTTCTATCAGCAAGGGATATTGCTGGAAAAATGCCCTGCTCTCTTTTTTATTGAATTCACGTATGTCCATTCCATAGCTCTTGACATATGCGGCAAACGGTTTCCCATCCACTTCATAGATCGTTGTCCCCTCCGCCCTGGTAATCGTTCCTTTAGGTCCGGATAACGTTTCTACCACATTCGCCATGGAAAAAACAGGTTTTATATTTCCTGAAATCAGCAGCGTGATCGCGCTGTTTGCACAATAACGCCCATTAAAGGCCATCGACTTTCCAGGCTTTCCATGGTTGGTGGGCACGCCGCCGATCATCGGCAGGTCGTCCGCCATTTTGGATAACTCGTCAAGATAGTGGTCAAAAATGATTTCCGTCCTGCAAGGCAGCAGGCAATATATGAGCGCGGGCTTTCGTGTTGCCTTGTCCTTGGCATTGCGGTATGATCCATAGATGCTGTTTACGAAATTTTGATCCGTAAGCCCTTGCGTAATATCTGCGTGGAATTCGCAATCGTCCGCAGTCAGCAGCGTCAATGCCGCCGCCATATCCAAATACCCGCTTTCGTTGCTTAGCGTGCCTATCGTCGAACAGCCAAGGATATCAACATGCAACGCTGCCTGCAACCGCCCGCACAGCTCCGCCCCCTCCATTTCATAATCATAAAACAGGATCCCCACGGTATTTTTCAGCAAAGGCGCTTGTGCTTCGATTTTCCCCAGCAATTCCCTTACGGCACAGTCCAGATCGATCTCATCAGTGGTTGCATAAATTGATTTCATAACGCGTTCCGTTCTCTTCTTTTTGTTTAAATGATTTTGCCGCCCGGCAGGAATGTACGCAGTATGTGGTTCAGTTCCTTTATTTCCAGCGGTTTGCCCATATATCCGTCCATCCCTTTTTGCTCGAACGGCTCTTTGATATCTTCCGCCGTATTTGCCGTTAATGCAATAATAGGCACGTCCGCATACCAGCCTCCCAGGTTCCTGATCCGCATGGTCGTCTCACAGCCGTCCATATCCGGCATCATATGATCCATAAAAATAATATCATACCGCTTCTTTCGCACGAGCTCCAAAGCTTCCGCCCCGCTTAGCGCAGTATCGGCGCACATCCCGTATTGCCTCAGGATCTCTTGCGTGATCAGGCAATTCACCTCGATATCGTCCACAACAAGGGCGGAAACATCCCGTACCCTCATTTGCCGGAATGTGTCCTCTTCCCACCGTGTATGTCCCTTTTTGACTTTACCGTGATTAATTACATGTACCACGTCTGAAATGAGGAGCGGCTCTAGCAGGATATTGCTTTGATCCGTTTCACCCGCGTGGATATGGAACGTTTTTTTGACGATGACCTGTTTGGCGCCCGCGTCCGGAATTTTGTATGGGCAGTATTTATATTCTCTTTCCCAAAAGAACATGTGCGTATACCTATGTTCTTTCATATGCCGTACCAACCCTTCCCCCGTCCTTACAAGGTCGCACCGTACCTGTATTTGATTCAGGGTATTTGCCAGCATTTGCGCCGAAGTACTATTTCCAAAGACCAAGGCGCGTTTTGTTTGCGGCTCCTTTACGCGTACAATGGGCGTTTCATCCGCTATCTCCTGTTGCAGCGTAAATTCAAACGTGCTTCCTTTGCGGTAGGTACTGGAGACGGAAATAGCCCCGTTCATTTTTTGTGCGATCCCCTTACTGATCGCAAGCCCCAAGCCCGTTCCCTGTATTCCCCTGTTCTTGATTATGTCCAGTTGCGTAAAAGCTTCAAACAGATAGGGCATTTCCTCTTTTTTGATGCCGATCCCTGTATCCTGCACGGTAAATACCAGTTTTACCGCTTGCCTTTTTCTGGTTTGTCCTACGCGAAGTATGACATGTCCCCTCCTCGTGTATTTTACTGCGTTGGACAGGAGATTGATCAGTACTTGTTTGATGCGCAGGTCGTTGCCCATGAGCACACGGGGAAGCTGCGGGTCTATCTCTACCATAAATTCCAAATCTTTTTCCGCTGCTTTTAAAGCAATCAGGTTGATCACTTCGCTTAACATGTCGATCACACGGTACGGCTGCGAAACCGTTTCCAGTTTCTGGACATCGATTTTAGAAAAGTCCAGGATATCGTTTATGATATTCATCAGGGATTCCGAAGCCATCAGCAGGTTCCTTAAGTGTTCTTTCCTGTTGTCGTCTTTTTCCGATGCGTTCAGGAGATGCCCGATCGAAATAATGGCATTCATCGGCGTCCTGATTTCATGGCTCATATTGGCCAAAAAAATCGACTTCGAGCGTGCCGCGGCTTCCGCAGCTTCCTTTGCAAGGACTACTTCCGTGATATCCTGTACCATCAGTACCAGCCCCTGTACATTTCCTTCTTTGTCGATCGCCGGCGACAAAGTGGTCGATACGTGTACCGTATCGCCTCCCGGCAAATTGATCTTATCGCTGAAACGCGAAGAAACCGTATGGCTAAGCGCATTATGGATTTGCAGCATGATCCGGTTGACCCATTCCTTGTCCGGGATCAGCCTCAAGATCGTTTGGGCGGACATTCGTTTCAACTTCTGGGGATCGGAAAGCTTCATCCGTTTCATGATCAGCCTGTCCGTTCCCAAAACATAATTCATATCCTGATCCAAAACGGCAAGAATATGCGGAAAGGCATCCAGCAGAAGCTGGTTGTATGTATATTGCCTTTCTTTTTCAGCCATATCGAAATCCCGCAGCCGAAGGGTATTCTCATACATAGTATTGATACTGTATATATCGTTTTTCAGCCTGTTTACCCGGCGCCGCAATTTTTCCTGATCCAGCCTGCTTCTCTTCAGCTCCTGTTTTAGTTCCAGAAGCTGCTCCATCAATTCCTCCCTGGTTTGGACGGTCATATCCCGCACTCTCCTTTGGTCGCCGCTATATCCTGTCTTTGCCGGGCGCCTTGCTTTTCGGAAGTGTTTTCCATTTCCGGTATACTTGTGATTGGAAGTTCATGCCAATATGATATTATTTGTTTAAACCTTCTTCATATCTGCTATCTATATGATAACGAATAAGGGTTCGATTTCCTGCCCACATTTTAATAGTCTGTAGCTATTCAATGGATTGTACTGAATTTTGGAGTATACTTTTTTATAAAGGAGCGTACCAATGTTTGGAATTTCTAATATGATATTGCTCAAAAACAATATTCTGGATATATTGGAGCATACCGACGGATATTTATCCACCACAGAGCTTACCCGGCAAATCGGTTCTGCCAGCCTCGCCACGGTAAAAAAGGCATGTACCCGGTTAAAAGCGACCATTGATTCCGTCTATACGCAAAAGGAAGTTACTTTGGACGTCAACAGGCATTATGGGATTCGGTTGTCCAGGCATACTGTGACGGTGCAGGATATTATGCAGCATATTTTCTCAACCGATTTGGCATATCAAATATTATGGACTGTTTTGCTGGAACGGGAGTGCTCAACAACGGATTTTTGCAATTTACATTATATCAGCGAATCACAGCTGCGAAGGAAGGTCCGCACCAT contains these protein-coding regions:
- the rpoN gene encoding RNA polymerase factor sigma-54 is translated as MVQIGIEQKQVQAQVLGQQLQQALFLLKMNALELNDYLKQRATENPVLELAEARQPLAGELFRLARGGRAVGMDSREAPGRDIAGRTSLKDDLKRQLGTGKLGRREKQAALAVIESLDSKGYFTESLRELADFLQISHKQAQEALATVQALEPAGVGARNTQECLVLQLARRGVKERYPYEIVRHHMRRLAQGKIKEIARILRISEEACQKYCETVRSLHPSINSMDDGEPLQYVWPEIGVVCKEGRLAVELKEERLPKLSLNPEYRRLEEADEETREYLRERYKEANRMLSSLELWKTTVRRVAEAVVSAQESFFLRGEPLKPMRLCDIAQVLGLNVSTVSRAAAGKYLMCESGVYPLKYFFARGFPLENKTVSSDHICRLIREMLADDVSLSDVELAKRLGEKGIGIARRTVAKYRMKMGIESVYHRVKIL
- a CDS encoding aldehyde dehydrogenase family protein, which codes for MANVAEIFEKARIAQAEYEKNASQEQVDAAVKAIGQVVYDRAEELAKMAVEESGMGVYEDKVAKCKGKSKCIWNSLKGKKSYGIIDENKETGIIKVAKPKGVVGAVTPVTNPVVTPMCNAMFALKGKNAIVIAPHPRTSNLNKYVVDLFRAELKKLGLPEDLVQTIENPSLDMTQEVMKTADVVVATGGAGMVKSAYSSGKPALGVGPGNVQVIIDRGIDYDEAARMIIDGRKFDNGIICSGEQSIIVPKDEYEKVVKAFEKNGAYYIDDPSEVEKFAQTIFPGGVISKDVVGQSVQKIAGIAGVSVPEGTKVVVLKARGVGRKDLLCKEKMCPFMIAIPYDTFEEAMDIAYENLDYEGKGHTCSIHSGDMEHVRMVGEHMPVSRIVVNQPSSTTAGGALTNGFSPTTTLGCGSWGNNSISENLNYTHLINVSQIGLYNKDKKIPTDEEIWA
- a CDS encoding FIST C-terminal domain-containing protein; this encodes MKSIYATTDEIDLDCAVRELLGKIEAQAPLLKNTVGILFYDYEMEGAELCGRLQAALHVDILGCSTIGTLSNESGYLDMAAALTLLTADDCEFHADITQGLTDQNFVNSIYGSYRNAKDKATRKPALIYCLLPCRTEIIFDHYLDELSKMADDLPMIGGVPTNHGKPGKSMAFNGRYCANSAITLLISGNIKPVFSMANVVETLSGPKGTITRAEGTTIYEVDGKPFAAYVKSYGMDIREFNKKESRAFFQQYPLLIETGEGKAETGLPYVRIIESIDWEDGSGIAFASVPEGAKVTLANLHKATIAETVKKGLDELFAKIAKSGAEYSVILCITCAARHFILNPYYDIEGKLIREMVPGQYQLSGFYSFGELCPISVEDGKARNRLHNGSIVFCAL
- a CDS encoding ATP-binding protein yields the protein MTVQTREELMEQLLELKQELKRSRLDQEKLRRRVNRLKNDIYSINTMYENTLRLRDFDMAEKERQYTYNQLLLDAFPHILAVLDQDMNYVLGTDRLIMKRMKLSDPQKLKRMSAQTILRLIPDKEWVNRIMLQIHNALSHTVSSRFSDKINLPGGDTVHVSTTLSPAIDKEGNVQGLVLMVQDITEVVLAKEAAEAAARSKSIFLANMSHEIRTPMNAIISIGHLLNASEKDDNRKEHLRNLLMASESLMNIINDILDFSKIDVQKLETVSQPYRVIDMLSEVINLIALKAAEKDLEFMVEIDPQLPRVLMGNDLRIKQVLINLLSNAVKYTRRGHVILRVGQTRKRQAVKLVFTVQDTGIGIKKEEMPYLFEAFTQLDIIKNRGIQGTGLGLAISKGIAQKMNGAISVSSTYRKGSTFEFTLQQEIADETPIVRVKEPQTKRALVFGNSTSAQMLANTLNQIQVRCDLVRTGEGLVRHMKEHRYTHMFFWEREYKYCPYKIPDAGAKQVIVKKTFHIHAGETDQSNILLEPLLISDVVHVINHGKVKKGHTRWEEDTFRQMRVRDVSALVVDDIEVNCLITQEILRQYGMCADTALSGAEALELVRKKRYDIIFMDHMMPDMDGCETTMRIRNLGGWYADVPIIALTANTAEDIKEPFEQKGMDGYMGKPLEIKELNHILRTFLPGGKII